accacctcttattacttactcattaatagtatacattcataataatatcaaagtataccactgaaaaagggaattaaaagcaataggcaaattcacttcactttttcaagcctatttcatgtatgaaaagtacctatgatgtgttggatagaatttaaaaactccacaaataatataaatatttatagcgatattgtagctctactggaagaatgaaaaattaaagacgatgcaaatcaatctttgaataactttatcaaatcacaaatgtctcttattccagaaaaaaaggtaagtaggttcaagaaaagaaagtaagtaaggtgcatctgtgacatatttgtatttgctgcaatgttttgttagtatctcctgaagttcatatatttgctcgcaattctggtcatttggttttcccacatccagttactatcaaacggctctgctcttcttttaaaattggtccaattaatgagcaaaatgagcatgggtttctattttACGTGaggcaccgagtatctcattacagagtcacgagcgttatatcacccttagattggatgaagttcatttgaaaccctttcttgactacaagggcagatgtatagtagaacctgcatataactccagcattttagcttctagtgctcatatgttcgcggtagagaacttactatattcatttaaagatgttgtccatattttgccagtgagtactctgtcagcctgtgttctaaaagatattctgaagaaagtcatcattggtctcgaaaaaattggtctggatgtggtttgtattataagtgaaaacaaatccatcaacaggaaggcagtatctctcttcaccaatccaccaaggctgagtatagtttatccacatccttctcatcattcttgaccattattctaaaggcttgactctgtccgtatgtttaaatgtattcgcaacaactggatcaataagaaaaactataattttcccaactgaatacattatatgctacatttctgtgttatcaggtaagacatggtatttttccattcaaaacaatttcaccaggtactttaaagcagcaaatcctagttcaccgtttcttaaaaggctacaattcgccccattaagtgattaaattgccatgaaattatagtttgctgataggtctaatcaaaacaatccctatataatttaacagaagcacaatctagttttatcctaatcttgcgcatgtgtaagaacataacttttttatctcatcatcgtttaatgcagcgatgctgaaaaaatagaagccccgtgaaggatgtaaatatcctatgacttctatgttataagaaccactgatgtgtaaaaaatgttttactgaatataagacttttaatgatattctcgaggtttcgaatgcatttagAAGCAAGCTttttcaaagaagatttttcggcgaaggcgttggtccagtcgaaacaattatgttttaccgaggtagggatttactgttaacatcatttaaatgtaattacatatgatattatataaggaaaattgtagccggagaaatgtctgttcatatatcgtttggttttcttgtacgcattccccaccaatcggcgctatcaatggcagtctttgctactccctccgtccgcctacgactcgtgacgtcacgattcagcgctcaggccttgtctctcggtggtcgtggctcgGTGCGGTCATGTGTGTCCCAGCCTTaatagagcgccgacgtttcgggtaccgactcgctacccattctcacggctactgaataaaacggtatcccgagaagatttttcaaaagttgttcgccgggaaagtgttaaatcatatataatgAATATGTTAGAAGACCCCCTTAAGgcttggttacacggtacattagaatgtacaagattctgtacatttttctgaatggtttttcTGAACagtttcttgtacattctcatggacaagatccacgaatgggtggttacacggtacattttttcggacatttttttcgtacattttttaatgcgcattTAGCGTGTTCGTTTGTTTTTCCTCAACTATGGGCGCGTTGTATGAACCAAAAAAAGCAGCAAAGCCGGCGACTTTTAGGAGGCAGACGATAGCTGCATAGAATTTATCACCTTATTATTTCCACCTACTGGCAACAATTGGAAACGACATATTCAGTTCCTCTGTCTTGTTATTGACGACCACTTTGTTTACGTGAGTTACCGATTGTTATTGTGATTTTGACCTCTTGCTTGTATTGGATTTTCTCTACCTTTCTGTTTGACCTTTGCTTCGTTTGGCCCTTAACTCTCCGGATTTTGACCCTCGCACTTCTTGGAATATTCTCGCGATTCTCATATTTGGcgcctttcctccatttttcttcttttccttcatTTTGCAACCTTTCTCCCACCAGTAATGTCGTGGAATAGAACACAGGTGGACACATTGATTCATTTGGTGAGAGAAAGGCCATATCTCTTCGACCCAAGGAACTCCTTGTATAAAAACAAGGGGAAGAGGATGTCCGGGTTCAGAGAGATTGCGGAGGAGATGAGTCCATCAAGGTAGATATTATTAGTCATTGTAATTCTCCTTCGATTACTGTAAACAACATTGTGGTGATCACTGCTGATGTGTTCTGCATTGAACTTATTTTGCTTAGATTAAAATATAGATGAGAGACGATTTCATAACTGTCATTTTCAGACCCAATACCATTGCCGATGACTGTAAAAAGAAATGGTATTCTTTGAGGACGACATACTTGGCGGAGAGGAGGAAGGTGGCATCCTCCAAAAAAAGTGGATTAGGGGCGGAAGCGGTgaataaattatacatatttataaataaagtttttattgctTATCTTGATAAATTGAGTACACTTCAGGATAACTTATATTTTGATTATTCCAGGTGTATGTTCCATCATTATTTTACTACCACGACATTAAATTCATTGATGAATATACATCGCCTAGAAAGAGCACATCAACGTTGAATACGGAGGCTGAGGTTAGTATTTAGTTTCCTTATGCATTATGTATAGTGGACGCTTTGCACGCCACACTTGTGATTTAAGTTATTAACACAGTATATACTATCTCAAGTAGGCATATACAATAAGAATCTCTATGGATGAAGTAAATATTGATAGAATACCGATAAAAAACAACTGTTATCACACTAAGCAAAGGGGATACATTTATCAATACCTCACACTGTAGGACTAAGGAAACAGTTACTTTGTACATGTTTTGGtggtaattattaaaaaagagaTTTACTACTTACAAAAACATATATTGACATCACCAATTCCTGAGTATTCATGGCACTGGGCCATTTTAACCTTAAATTATAATGTACAGGAACTTCCGGCCTACGATGAGGAGATACCTGTGCTTGAGGAATGGGAATTAGAGGATGTGGTGGCAGGTCCAACCATGGACGTAGTTTTTGTGGAGGATGAGGCTCGTCCTGCAAGCGCTTCTCCGATGAGCCAAGGGAGCAGTGACCCCGCGACTCCTGGAACATCAGGGTCAGCTAAAAAACGCAAGAGACCCACGTCTGACGAGGCCTCTACGCTGTTGACAAATGCGACTCAGGCTCTTGGTAGTCTAACTTCAAGGATGGCACCAGTGGAGGACTTGGAGGGAAACTTTGCCAAGACAATAGCTAGCAAGCTAAGGCTAATACAagataaagaaaggaaaaataaaataatgtttgaacTCTGGAAAGTTTTCCATGataatgaagaataaattaaataactcatGATTTTACTGGTACCTAATTAACCTTAATGTGTTAgacaaaaaaagtaaacttttttatattacacaacgtatttattttttaaaaaatccactaGTTTCGACCATATAGGCTTATTTTGTCACAAAGGTAATTATGTAAGGCAACGGATGCTAACGTAATGGCTTCCACTTTTACAGGGCTGAGGTTTATTGTAGTGAGAAACACTCGAAATCTGTTGCTTAAAATACCAAACGCATTCTCTATTACCCGTCTAGCCCTTGAGAGCCggtaattaaaatttcttttctcatCACTTAGGTCTCTACTTGGATATGGCTGGGTAATTCCATGTCAGTTCAACCAGGCCATctcacccaccatctcagattttgatgaaacttggcttGTTTGTTCTACCCATAAAGATGAGTCACCATGCCAAATTTTAACACTCTACCTCTTACCGTTTCCTTTTTATAGCCTTTTAAAGTTTTGCATTTCCGAAAATTCTAACCTATGGATATCGCAAAATGGAGGACGCTTACGTTTCGAAatttatttgtaacttttttatttaccattaaatctccatgaaaatttataggcttatttttaaaacaatgaagaatatagaaaaaaatacctcaaaccTCTAAGTTAACCTACTAgggctgaaaaaaaatatattgtttgcatctttgtattttttttaaacgaagacatagtttagcgtaaaattaaatatcatcgaaAGGGTATGTAATAatcacaaaaacttttttttctaaataatcctTACTAAATGGGCTatcaaatgctttaaaaatattaatggggTTTTGACACCtttgttgtgttttattatgTTGAATATAAATTGTAACATTTCGGTTTTACCGATTTTACCATGTCctagaagtatatatttttatactagaATTTGATAAATAGCCAGACATTCTATTAAAGCAAGCTTTAACTTTATAACAGTACAAGATTTgataataacaaatttaattgggttttttttattgtttttaatattccaaacTATCCATGGGTATCTCaacagggctattctgtaacaaatagcggctccgctatcacgacgaagatgctatttctggcgcaatattacgcccccccgATTCACTATCTAAAAATAGCGGCCCCTAAGGCGAATTTGGGGTCGCTTaatagcatcgacaataacgccagcatttggctcacgttattccgatagcggcccctaccaggggcggaattttgtacacgtccaatcatatttctcgattctttgcaATAAGCAAATGAGACACCGAAAACGCATcaggatactcggcagcccggaaagaagttaaaaatacgatgtggcttgtgtttggagattttgcTTTCTTCTTTAAATACATCATTAACAGAAATAGGTTGCTCGCCCTTGAAATTTCATGCACTAAATGAGCACAGTAAACCAAATTACGCCAAagtcaaacttgaaaatttgcagaaaaatgtGAAGAAGAAAATTGAGTTAGTTCTTGATGTTGAAGTGcctttagataaaaaaaatttagtaaAGACTGTAGAAGAAAAGGCTGCAGACATGGACAAGCTAATTAATAACATAAAGGACAATCTACATTTAACAACAAAGTAAAAACAGATTCAGCTACTGACTATACCAGCATCACTAGACTGgtctaggtaaaaaattaaagacACTTTTCAGGTTTCAGATTATTCGGTACGTCAAGCACAGAAACTTTTAAAGGAAAAAGGCTTGTTAGCAGAACCAGActcaaaaagagggaaaaaacTTAAACCTGAAGTTGTTGAGTtggtaaaacaatattttcaaagtgatGAGCAGTCTAGAGTTTTGCCTAGGATGAAAGATGTTGTGAGCATAGGgaaaaaacaatatgaaagaAAACGGTTGGTTTTAGGCAACCTACGTGaactttattcaaattttaaaaaagagcatcCAGCAATTAAAGTTGGTTTTTCTAAGTTCTGCTCTCTTCGCCCGAAATGGTGTGTTTTAGCAGGTACCCGCGGCACCCACTCAGTATGTGTCTGCACTATTCATCAGAacgtaatattattaattcatgcaGCACActttgaagaaaactacaaagacCTGACAAAAATGTTGGTATGTGAAAACCCAAGTCGAGAATGTATGTTAAGGCACTGTAGCCTATGCCCACCAAAGGAAAATCTAACAAGTTTTTTACTTACAAAATTTGAAGATTATGACGAAGGCGACACAATTGAATTTAATCAGTGGTTTTCAACCGACAGAACTCAAATGATTACTCAAACAGCAAAAATTGAAGACTATATTGAAGACCTAACATCCAAATTGGAAAAACTTGTTCCCCACTCCTTCATTGCTAAGTCGcaatcaaagtttttcaaaacACTAAAGGAATCTTCCAATGGAAACATTGCTGTAGTGTCATTGGACTTCAGTGAAAATTACTCGTTCA
The DNA window shown above is from Ischnura elegans chromosome 4, ioIscEleg1.1, whole genome shotgun sequence and carries:
- the LOC124157947 gene encoding uncharacterized protein LOC124157947; the protein is MSWNRTQVDTLIHLVRERPYLFDPRNSLYKNKGKRMSGFREIAEEMSPSRPNTIADDCKKKWYSLRTTYLAERRKVASSKKSGLGAEAVYVPSLFYYHDIKFIDEYTSPRKSTSTLNTEAEELPAYDEEIPVLEEWELEDVVAGPTMDVVFVEDEARPASASPMSQGSSDPATPGTSGSAKKRKRPTSDEASTLLTNATQALGSLTSRMAPVEDLEGNFAKTIASKLRLIQDKERKNKIMFELWKVFHDNEE